A single Anatilimnocola floriformis DNA region contains:
- a CDS encoding ABC transporter ATP-binding protein, giving the protein MASLQLLGVSKVFASKPTREVQAVQSVDLEVKDGELLVLFGPSGSGKTTLLRIIAGLEQPTAGRVLLGGVEVTQQPPRERNVAFVFQHGSLYGHLTVEQNLTFALDQQRASRSWWGSGSAARGELSNQQIAARVREVAEQAGITAWLGRRPAELSGGEQQRVAVARALVRQPQLLLMDEPFSSLDLPVRQTLVRELKQQLREQQQTAIYVTHDLAEALAVADRVGVLIGGQLRQIGDPREVFAKPAGDQIAALFAPLRLTERPGWWWNVGVPSSGG; this is encoded by the coding sequence ATGGCCAGCTTGCAACTCCTTGGCGTGTCGAAGGTTTTCGCTTCGAAGCCCACTCGCGAGGTGCAGGCGGTTCAGTCAGTCGATTTGGAAGTGAAGGATGGCGAACTCCTCGTTTTGTTCGGGCCCAGCGGCTCGGGAAAAACGACTCTCCTGCGAATCATCGCAGGGTTGGAGCAGCCGACCGCGGGCAGGGTGCTGCTGGGAGGAGTCGAAGTGACTCAACAGCCGCCCCGCGAGCGGAACGTAGCCTTCGTCTTTCAGCACGGCAGCTTGTATGGCCATTTGACCGTCGAGCAGAACCTAACGTTTGCTCTGGATCAGCAACGGGCGAGTCGAAGTTGGTGGGGTTCAGGCAGTGCAGCGCGGGGCGAGCTGAGTAATCAGCAGATCGCCGCTCGCGTGCGAGAGGTGGCGGAGCAAGCAGGCATCACGGCCTGGCTGGGGCGACGACCGGCGGAGTTATCCGGCGGTGAGCAACAGCGAGTGGCCGTGGCGCGAGCGCTGGTTCGCCAGCCGCAGTTGCTGCTGATGGATGAACCTTTTTCCAGCCTGGATTTGCCCGTTCGGCAAACGCTGGTGCGTGAGTTGAAGCAGCAGTTGCGAGAGCAACAGCAAACGGCAATTTACGTGACGCACGATCTGGCCGAGGCCTTGGCTGTGGCGGATCGAGTGGGTGTGCTGATCGGTGGACAGTTGCGGCAGATTGGTGATCCTCGCGAGGTGTTTGCAAAACCGGCGGGGGACCAGATCGCTGCGTTGTTCGCTCCGCTGCGGCTGACGGAACGGCCGGGCTGGTGGTGGAATGTTGGAGTACCGTCTTCAGGCGGCTGA
- a CDS encoding AAA family ATPase codes for MLQDFARHRLVMHQELQRVIVGQNDVIEQLFAAIFTRGHCLLEGVPGLAKTLMVSTLAKILDVGFKRIQFTPDLMPSDITGTNVLEEDEAGKRNFRFVEGPVFTNILLADEINRTPPKTQAALLQAMQEREITVGRTTYDLPEPFFVIATQNPIDQEGTYPLPEAQLDRFMFNIKVGYPNLEEEERILSSTTRQEKIEVKKILNARQIVQVQKLVAAVAVSPHIIKYTARLVRATRPKDETAPKFVKELVDWGAGPRAGQNLINGGRAVAAMEGRFSVAFEDIRKIAVPVLRHRISTNFQAQAEGMTNEDIIQKLIKEVREPEIEKFA; via the coding sequence ATGCTGCAGGATTTTGCTCGCCATCGCTTGGTGATGCACCAGGAATTGCAGCGGGTGATCGTCGGTCAGAACGACGTCATCGAGCAGCTCTTCGCGGCCATCTTCACCCGCGGCCATTGCCTGCTCGAAGGCGTTCCGGGCCTCGCCAAAACCTTGATGGTGAGCACGCTGGCCAAGATTCTCGACGTCGGCTTCAAGCGGATTCAATTCACGCCCGACTTGATGCCTAGCGACATCACCGGCACGAACGTGCTTGAGGAAGACGAAGCCGGCAAGCGAAACTTCCGCTTCGTCGAAGGGCCCGTCTTCACCAACATTCTGCTGGCCGACGAAATCAACCGTACGCCGCCGAAAACGCAGGCCGCGTTGCTGCAGGCCATGCAAGAACGGGAAATCACCGTCGGCCGCACGACCTACGATCTGCCCGAGCCGTTCTTCGTCATCGCGACGCAGAACCCGATCGATCAGGAAGGAACATACCCGCTGCCGGAAGCCCAACTCGACCGCTTCATGTTCAACATCAAGGTCGGTTATCCGAACCTGGAAGAAGAAGAGCGGATTCTGTCGTCGACGACTCGGCAGGAAAAAATCGAGGTCAAAAAGATCCTTAACGCCCGGCAGATCGTGCAGGTCCAAAAGCTGGTCGCCGCCGTCGCCGTCAGCCCGCACATCATCAAATACACGGCCCGGCTGGTGCGCGCCACTCGGCCCAAGGACGAAACAGCGCCGAAGTTCGTCAAAGAACTTGTCGACTGGGGCGCTGGTCCCCGCGCCGGTCAGAATCTGATCAACGGCGGCAGAGCCGTCGCTGCCATGGAAGGGCGTTTCAGCGTGGCTTTTGAAGACATCCGCAAAATCGCGGTTCCCGTGCTCCGCCATCGCATCAGCACCAATTTTCAGGCACAGGCCGAAGGGATGACCAACGAAGACATCATCCAGAAGCTGATCAAGGAAGTTCGCGAGCCGGAGATCGAGAAGTTTGCGTAG
- a CDS encoding sulfatase family protein, whose protein sequence is MNSVNSAIVLVIDRLGAGYLGPYGNTWLETPGFNRLASQSLLCEHLLANSPDLAIAYRSYWQGGNETTSLPQLARLAGCHTVLVTDDEAIAQLPGAADFDELHLVKHEPAKRPAEEIEQTSFIRLLDAALAQLEAWKETDRPQLLWIHARAMNGSWDAPLELRQQFADEDDPTPSESVEPPQQLLAKDHDPDELLQLAHAYAGQVSVIDSGLQAILHAIDELPQRDSLLFAVTSPRGYPLGEHLRLGECDQALYGELLHVPCCVRFPHGEGALLRTQELCQPADLFATLADANGWATDETTQLQSLLRIVRGEPAVSRDVLLAAAGQQQLVRTSAWQLRVVQNDDGEQFELYAKPDDRWEFNDVASRAGDIARQLAELAKQPVSGGLAEELTSPWR, encoded by the coding sequence ATGAATTCTGTAAACAGCGCAATCGTTCTCGTCATCGATCGTCTCGGCGCCGGTTATCTCGGCCCCTATGGCAACACCTGGCTCGAAACGCCCGGGTTCAATCGGCTCGCCAGTCAGTCGCTGCTGTGCGAACATCTGCTGGCCAATTCGCCCGATTTGGCTATCGCTTACCGCAGCTATTGGCAGGGCGGCAATGAAACTACTTCACTGCCGCAACTCGCTCGCCTGGCCGGCTGTCATACGGTGCTGGTGACCGACGATGAAGCCATCGCGCAGTTGCCCGGTGCTGCCGATTTCGATGAGCTGCACCTGGTGAAACACGAACCGGCGAAACGCCCTGCCGAAGAAATCGAGCAGACGTCTTTCATCCGTCTGCTCGATGCGGCCCTCGCTCAACTCGAAGCCTGGAAGGAAACTGATCGGCCTCAATTGCTTTGGATTCATGCGCGAGCGATGAACGGCAGCTGGGATGCGCCGCTGGAACTTCGCCAGCAGTTTGCCGACGAAGATGATCCCACACCGTCGGAAAGTGTCGAACCGCCGCAACAGTTGCTCGCGAAAGATCACGACCCGGATGAGCTGTTGCAACTCGCTCACGCCTACGCCGGCCAGGTTTCGGTGATCGATAGCGGCTTACAAGCCATCCTGCATGCGATCGATGAGTTGCCGCAGCGCGACTCGCTCCTCTTCGCCGTGACTTCGCCGCGTGGTTATCCTCTCGGCGAACATCTTCGCTTAGGCGAATGCGACCAGGCTCTATACGGTGAGTTGTTGCACGTTCCCTGCTGTGTTCGTTTTCCGCACGGCGAAGGTGCGCTGCTACGCACGCAAGAACTGTGTCAGCCGGCCGATCTCTTCGCCACGCTCGCTGATGCGAACGGCTGGGCCACGGACGAGACAACGCAGTTGCAAAGCCTGCTGCGCATCGTGCGTGGCGAACCCGCCGTGAGTCGCGATGTGCTCCTCGCTGCCGCCGGTCAGCAGCAACTGGTGCGGACGTCGGCTTGGCAATTGCGAGTTGTGCAAAACGACGACGGCGAACAGTTCGAGCTCTACGCCAAGCCCGACGATCGCTGGGAATTCAACGACGTTGCCAGTCGGGCCGGCGACATCGCGCGGCAGCTGGCCGAACTGGCCAAGCAGCCTGTCAGTGGGGGGCTGGCAGAGGAGCTTACTTCGCCCTGGAGATAA
- the metF gene encoding methylenetetrahydrofolate reductase [NAD(P)H], producing MTFYPAKNFTLSFELFPPKTAAAEAAMYENVEHLMAFGPDVITCTYGAGGSTQKKTLEITSEVKRRFGVRVASHLTCVGSTVDQLREYLKEASGRGVDNIVALRGDPPKGQETFKPVDGGLRYANELLALVKGEFPSYGVAVAGYPETHQEAPSFEVDLQNLQRKVAAGADCIITQLFYDNADFFRFRDACTALGIRVPIIPGILPVTNLGQIQRITSLCKARLPEAFIAKLSEKDDADWQFQVGVEFATQQVQELIDRGIPGVHFYVLNKSPATSAVLKAVRV from the coding sequence ATGACTTTCTATCCAGCCAAAAATTTCACGCTCTCGTTCGAGCTGTTTCCTCCCAAGACCGCGGCGGCCGAAGCGGCCATGTATGAAAACGTCGAACACCTGATGGCGTTCGGGCCCGACGTAATCACCTGCACCTACGGCGCTGGTGGCAGCACGCAAAAGAAAACGCTGGAGATCACCAGCGAAGTGAAACGCCGCTTCGGCGTGCGAGTAGCTTCGCACCTGACGTGCGTCGGCTCGACGGTGGATCAGCTGCGCGAGTACTTGAAAGAAGCCAGTGGCCGCGGCGTCGACAATATCGTGGCCCTCCGTGGCGATCCACCAAAGGGTCAGGAGACGTTCAAGCCAGTCGACGGCGGCTTGCGCTATGCCAACGAACTGCTGGCGCTCGTCAAAGGCGAGTTTCCCAGCTACGGCGTGGCCGTGGCCGGTTATCCAGAGACACACCAGGAAGCGCCGAGCTTCGAGGTCGATCTGCAGAACCTGCAACGCAAAGTCGCCGCCGGCGCCGATTGCATCATCACGCAGCTGTTCTACGACAACGCCGATTTCTTCCGCTTCCGCGACGCCTGCACCGCCCTCGGCATCCGCGTGCCGATCATTCCAGGCATTCTGCCGGTGACCAACCTCGGCCAGATTCAGCGGATCACGTCACTCTGCAAAGCTCGCCTGCCGGAAGCGTTCATCGCCAAGCTGAGTGAAAAAGACGACGCCGATTGGCAGTTCCAAGTCGGCGTCGAGTTCGCCACGCAGCAAGTGCAAGAGCTTATCGACCGCGGCATCCCCGGGGTGCACTTCTACGTGCTGAACAAATCCCCGGCGACTTCGGCAGTGCTGAAGGCCGTGCGCGTGTAG
- the nusA gene encoding transcription termination factor NusA has translation MNPADMLRIVDSIHREKNIDKEVVFQAIEAALVSAAKKSFGETAEVTLHIDRATGAMSGTHNGEAMGGEEISGRIGAQTAKQVIIQKIREAERDALLGEFGTQIGQMVIGTVTRVEGGATIVSLTNNVEAILPRSEQIPGESHNVSERVRAIIFEVKPQGSRVKVVLSRTRPQLVQRLFEQEIPEVSEGVISINAIAREPAHRSKVAVSSTDQRVDCVGACVGIRGNRIKNIVDELAGERIDIIRWSDDPETLIREALKPAEVDQVLLCDMIGRAIVLVREDQLSLAIGRKGQNVRLASKLCGWDIEIMTNDELEQQIDRAVAGYMQIEGMTEELASRLVEQGYLSYDDLEVIEPDALMEMGGLDEEQVDKIVKQAEDLAATANKAAEVEKARKRLEEIESGARDAKGNRKQPPKNAPKPPPAPKAEEPPPAPPAAE, from the coding sequence ATGAATCCCGCTGACATGCTGCGGATCGTCGATTCGATCCATCGCGAAAAGAACATCGACAAGGAAGTCGTATTTCAAGCCATCGAAGCCGCTCTGGTGAGCGCCGCTAAAAAGAGCTTCGGCGAAACCGCCGAAGTGACGCTGCACATCGACCGCGCGACCGGCGCGATGTCGGGCACGCACAACGGCGAAGCGATGGGTGGCGAAGAAATCAGCGGCCGCATCGGCGCGCAGACCGCCAAGCAAGTCATCATTCAAAAGATCCGCGAAGCCGAACGCGATGCGCTGCTCGGCGAATTCGGCACGCAGATCGGCCAAATGGTCATCGGCACCGTAACCCGCGTCGAAGGTGGCGCCACGATCGTGTCGCTCACCAACAACGTCGAAGCCATTCTGCCGCGTTCGGAACAAATCCCTGGCGAATCGCACAATGTCAGCGAACGGGTCCGCGCCATCATTTTTGAAGTCAAGCCGCAAGGCTCGCGCGTCAAGGTTGTCCTCAGCCGCACTCGGCCGCAGTTGGTGCAGCGCTTGTTCGAACAAGAAATTCCCGAAGTCAGCGAAGGTGTGATCTCGATCAACGCCATCGCTCGCGAACCGGCTCACCGCAGCAAGGTGGCCGTCAGCAGCACCGACCAACGCGTCGATTGCGTCGGCGCTTGCGTTGGTATCCGCGGCAACCGCATCAAGAACATCGTTGATGAACTCGCCGGCGAACGGATCGACATCATCCGCTGGAGCGACGATCCGGAAACGCTCATCCGCGAAGCCCTCAAGCCCGCCGAAGTCGATCAAGTTCTGCTCTGCGATATGATCGGCCGCGCGATTGTGCTGGTCCGCGAAGATCAGCTCTCGCTGGCCATCGGCCGCAAGGGTCAAAACGTTCGCCTGGCCAGTAAGCTCTGCGGCTGGGACATCGAAATCATGACCAACGACGAGCTCGAACAGCAAATCGACCGAGCCGTCGCTGGTTACATGCAGATCGAAGGAATGACCGAAGAGTTGGCCTCGCGGCTCGTCGAACAGGGCTACCTGTCGTACGACGATCTCGAAGTGATCGAGCCCGATGCCCTGATGGAAATGGGCGGTCTCGACGAAGAGCAAGTCGACAAGATCGTCAAGCAAGCCGAAGACCTGGCCGCCACGGCCAACAAAGCGGCCGAAGTCGAGAAGGCCCGCAAGCGGCTCGAAGAAATCGAAAGTGGCGCCCGCGACGCAAAGGGAAATCGGAAGCAGCCGCCGAAGAACGCTCCCAAGCCGCCACCGGCGCCCAAGGCTGAAGAACCACCACCAGCCCCGCCGGCTGCTGAGTAG
- a CDS encoding sulfatase family protein: MRVGSFLFCLLFGVGLAISSQAADKPNLLILYADDLGWGETGCQGGKDIPTPHIDSIAKNGLRFTQGYVAATYCSPSRAGLMTGRYPTRFGHEFNSVANKVGLAAKETTLADRLRAQGYATAIVGKWHLGNQPENLPTKRGFDEYFGTLGNTPYFHPTNFVDTRVSNQASTVQDEKFYTTEAYAERALDWLEKNKTKPWFLYLPFNAQHAPLQAPQKYLDRFPNITDEKRKHFAAAMSAMDDAIGRVLEKVRELKQEENTMIYFIGDNGGPTQGTTSNNGPLRGFKMTTFEGGPRVPFIAQWKGKLPAGQTYDFPVLNLDVLPTALAACGAPVDSSAKLDGLNLMPYLTGENKARPHETLYWRFGEQWAVRHGDYKLVVSKGGSGKPELYNLAADIGESKDLAKDQPEKVKELQSLYDAWNKEQAEPSAPDAPAAKKQENKKKKKNMN; the protein is encoded by the coding sequence ATGCGAGTCGGTTCATTTCTATTCTGCTTGCTGTTCGGCGTGGGCTTGGCGATTTCGTCGCAAGCCGCGGACAAGCCCAATCTGCTGATCCTTTACGCCGACGATCTGGGTTGGGGCGAAACCGGTTGCCAGGGTGGCAAAGACATTCCTACGCCGCACATCGATTCGATCGCCAAGAACGGCCTGCGCTTCACGCAAGGTTATGTCGCGGCGACCTACTGCAGCCCTTCGCGGGCCGGCTTGATGACGGGCCGTTATCCCACGCGGTTTGGGCACGAGTTCAATAGCGTGGCCAACAAGGTCGGCCTGGCGGCGAAGGAAACGACGCTCGCCGACCGCCTGCGAGCACAGGGTTATGCAACGGCCATCGTCGGCAAGTGGCATCTCGGCAATCAGCCCGAGAATCTGCCGACGAAACGCGGCTTTGATGAATACTTCGGCACGCTGGGCAACACGCCCTACTTTCATCCGACCAACTTCGTCGATACCCGCGTCTCGAACCAGGCCTCGACAGTGCAGGACGAAAAGTTCTACACCACCGAAGCCTACGCCGAACGAGCACTCGATTGGCTCGAGAAGAACAAGACCAAGCCCTGGTTCCTCTATCTGCCGTTCAACGCTCAGCATGCTCCGCTGCAAGCGCCGCAAAAGTATCTCGACCGTTTTCCGAACATCACCGACGAAAAGCGGAAGCACTTCGCTGCGGCGATGTCGGCCATGGACGATGCCATTGGTCGCGTGCTGGAAAAAGTGCGCGAGCTGAAGCAAGAAGAAAACACGATGATCTATTTCATCGGCGACAACGGCGGTCCGACGCAAGGGACGACCTCGAACAACGGCCCGCTGCGGGGCTTCAAGATGACGACCTTTGAAGGTGGTCCACGCGTTCCCTTCATCGCCCAGTGGAAGGGCAAGCTGCCGGCCGGCCAGACGTATGACTTTCCGGTGCTCAATCTCGACGTGTTGCCGACGGCACTCGCTGCCTGCGGCGCACCGGTCGATAGCTCGGCCAAGCTCGACGGTTTGAACCTGATGCCATACCTGACCGGCGAAAACAAAGCCCGCCCACACGAAACGCTCTACTGGCGGTTTGGTGAGCAGTGGGCCGTTCGCCACGGCGATTACAAACTGGTAGTGTCGAAGGGTGGCAGTGGCAAGCCGGAACTCTACAACCTGGCCGCTGACATCGGCGAATCGAAAGATCTTGCCAAGGATCAGCCCGAAAAGGTGAAGGAGTTGCAATCGCTGTACGACGCTTGGAACAAAGAACAAGCCGAGCCCAGTGCGCCCGATGCTCCGGCGGCGAAGAAACAGGAAAACAAAAAGAAGAAAAAGAATATGAACTAG